A window of the Schlesneria paludicola DSM 18645 genome harbors these coding sequences:
- the atpA gene encoding F0F1 ATP synthase subunit alpha, translating into MKFNAGEIASVIKTEIEGFRGQIQTSEVGRVVEVGDGIARVYGLASAMAGEMVEFTRSGVRGQVFNLEENSVGVIILGNYLKITEGEEVRTTGSLLSVPVGEELIGRVVDPLGVPLDGKGPVMSTQTRPLETTAPGVAGRQPVKQPLQSGIKAVDAMTPVGRGQRQLIIGDRKTGKTAVAIDAIINQKGGDVICVYVSCGQRASSTAGVVEALTKAGAMDYTIVVSASASDPAPLQYIAPYAGASIAEYFMYQGKHTLIVYDDLTRQATAYRQLSLLMRRPPGREAYPGDVFYCHSRLLERAAKLSDELGGGSMTALPIIETLEGEVSAYIPTNVISITDGQIYLEPDLFFKGVRPAINVGISVSRVGGNAQTKAMKKVAGSLRLDLAAFRELEAFAQMGTELDKSTQQQLDRGYRMVELLKQPQFQPLAMTDQVMSIYAGSKGYFDKVPVPRVQEAESNMLRFIREEKAEVREALLASGALDDKTEALLKQALEEWRTRWQTTEAK; encoded by the coding sequence ATGAAATTCAACGCGGGCGAGATCGCTTCAGTCATCAAGACGGAAATTGAAGGCTTTCGCGGACAGATCCAAACCAGTGAAGTCGGACGCGTCGTCGAGGTCGGTGACGGCATCGCGCGTGTCTACGGCCTGGCATCGGCAATGGCCGGCGAAATGGTCGAGTTCACCAGGAGCGGGGTTCGTGGCCAGGTGTTTAACCTGGAAGAGAACTCCGTTGGGGTGATTATTCTCGGCAATTACCTGAAGATCACCGAAGGCGAAGAAGTTCGCACGACGGGATCGCTGTTGTCCGTGCCGGTCGGTGAAGAACTGATCGGCCGCGTCGTCGATCCGCTGGGGGTGCCACTCGACGGCAAAGGCCCGGTGATGTCGACCCAGACTCGTCCGTTGGAAACGACGGCTCCGGGTGTTGCCGGACGACAGCCAGTGAAGCAGCCATTGCAGTCGGGGATCAAGGCTGTCGATGCCATGACACCCGTGGGACGTGGCCAGCGTCAGTTGATCATTGGTGACCGCAAGACCGGAAAGACGGCCGTTGCGATCGACGCGATCATCAATCAGAAGGGCGGCGACGTCATCTGCGTGTATGTGTCGTGTGGCCAGCGAGCCAGCTCGACCGCAGGCGTTGTGGAAGCTCTCACGAAGGCCGGTGCGATGGATTACACCATCGTCGTCAGTGCTTCGGCCAGCGATCCAGCCCCATTGCAGTATATCGCTCCTTATGCTGGTGCTTCGATTGCCGAGTACTTCATGTACCAGGGTAAACATACCCTGATCGTCTATGATGATCTCACGCGTCAAGCCACCGCCTATCGTCAGTTGTCGTTGTTGATGCGTCGCCCCCCTGGTCGTGAAGCGTATCCTGGGGACGTGTTCTACTGCCACAGCCGTTTGCTCGAACGAGCGGCGAAGCTCAGTGATGAACTGGGCGGTGGTTCGATGACGGCATTGCCGATTATTGAAACATTGGAAGGTGAAGTTTCGGCGTATATTCCGACTAACGTGATTTCGATCACCGATGGTCAGATCTACCTGGAACCGGACTTGTTCTTTAAGGGTGTTCGTCCCGCCATCAACGTGGGCATCTCTGTGTCCCGCGTGGGCGGTAATGCCCAGACGAAGGCAATGAAGAAGGTCGCTGGTAGTTTGCGACTTGACTTGGCCGCGTTCCGCGAACTGGAAGCGTTCGCACAGATGGGTACGGAACTGGATAAGTCGACGCAACAGCAACTTGACCGCGGTTACCGCATGGTCGAATTGTTGAAGCAGCCCCAATTCCAACCACTCGCCATGACCGATCAGGTCATGAGTATCTACGCCGGTTCGAAGGGTTACTTCGATAAGGTGCCGGTACCGCGTGTGCAGGAAGCGGAAAGCAACATGCTGCGGTTCATTCGCGAAGAGAAAGCGGAAGTGCGCGAGGCGTTGCTGGCGAGCGGTGCTCTCGATGATAAGACAGAAGCACTGCTGAAGCAGGCTCTGGAAGAATGGCGAACGCGTTGGCAGACCACCGAAGCCAAGTAA
- the atpH gene encoding ATP synthase F1 subunit delta — MQSQDLITRIPSVMEDPGARSVAKVYSQAYLDTAGPDGVTSALEELGSFVDDVMAQNAEFDRMLRTQELSVEAKLQLLEKVVVPRSTPLFANFIRVVAHHDRLELLPLIRQLAVREVERRLGQRRVQVTSAVELSSETLESIRNSMATALSVQPILETQIDPSLLGGMKIRVGDTVYDGSLKTQVKQLRARLRERCLNEIQRGRDRFSHQDGN, encoded by the coding sequence GTGCAATCACAAGACCTGATCACCCGAATTCCTTCGGTGATGGAAGATCCTGGCGCTCGTTCGGTCGCCAAGGTGTACTCGCAGGCATATCTCGACACGGCGGGGCCTGACGGAGTAACGTCGGCGTTGGAAGAGTTGGGTTCGTTTGTGGATGATGTCATGGCGCAGAATGCGGAATTCGACCGCATGCTGCGGACGCAAGAGCTGAGCGTCGAAGCGAAGTTACAACTGCTTGAGAAAGTGGTCGTGCCGCGATCGACGCCGCTGTTTGCAAACTTCATCCGCGTGGTCGCTCATCATGATCGACTGGAGTTGCTGCCGTTGATTCGCCAGTTGGCTGTTCGAGAAGTCGAACGGCGTCTGGGTCAGCGGCGGGTACAGGTGACGAGTGCAGTGGAGTTGTCGTCCGAGACACTCGAATCAATTCGAAACTCGATGGCAACCGCCTTATCAGTACAGCCGATTTTGGAAACGCAAATCGATCCATCGTTACTCGGTGGAATGAAGATTCGCGTAGGCGATACCGTCTATGACGGTTCCTTGAAAACTCAAGTAAAACAACTTCGCGCTCGTTTGCGCGAGAGGTGTCTGAATGAAATTCAACGCGGGCGAGATCGCTTCAGTCATCAAGACGGAAATTGA
- the atpF gene encoding F0F1 ATP synthase subunit B, with protein MNWKYDLALFSLVTFVVYVAVLRAGAWGPLQAGLNERERGIRQNIADAEESRLKSEALLKDYEVKLAKVQEEVRDILAEARRDAEHTKQEIVATAQREADATKHRAIAEIERSRDLALTELFDFVSSNVVNATEQVIGRSLSGADQDRLVSDALAQINVRRN; from the coding sequence ATGAACTGGAAGTACGATCTGGCTCTGTTCTCGCTCGTGACGTTCGTCGTCTATGTGGCGGTTCTTCGTGCCGGGGCCTGGGGGCCATTGCAAGCAGGGTTGAATGAGCGTGAGCGTGGGATTCGGCAGAACATTGCAGACGCGGAAGAGAGCCGACTGAAGTCAGAAGCTTTGCTCAAGGACTACGAAGTCAAATTGGCAAAGGTTCAGGAAGAAGTCCGTGACATTCTGGCGGAAGCACGACGTGATGCCGAACACACCAAGCAAGAGATTGTGGCGACGGCTCAGCGAGAAGCCGATGCAACCAAGCATCGTGCAATTGCCGAGATCGAACGTTCGCGAGATCTCGCTCTGACGGAACTGTTTGACTTTGTGTCATCGAACGTCGTGAATGCGACCGAACAAGTGATCGGTCGTAGTCTCTCCGGTGCGGATCAAGATCGTTTGGTCAGTGACGCACTCGCTCAGATCAACGTTCGTCGGAACTAG